In Pseudomonas sp. MYb327, one DNA window encodes the following:
- the tatB gene encoding Sec-independent protein translocase protein TatB, with protein MFGISFSELLLVGLVALLVLGPERLPGAARTAGLWVGRLKRSFNAIKQEVEREIGADEIRRQLHNEHILSLEQEARKIFTPTQQEPTPVEHVGEQTIHAPSAATPAPAVATTEPAPVAAAPVVEAVAPAAAPVAPAPHDPTLPPRAP; from the coding sequence ATGTTTGGTATCAGCTTCTCTGAACTGCTGCTCGTCGGCCTCGTTGCCCTGCTGGTGCTGGGCCCCGAGCGTCTGCCGGGCGCTGCGCGCACCGCCGGCCTGTGGGTCGGGCGTCTGAAGCGCAGCTTTAACGCGATCAAACAGGAAGTTGAGCGTGAAATCGGTGCCGACGAGATTCGTCGGCAACTGCACAACGAGCACATTCTTTCGCTTGAGCAGGAGGCGCGGAAGATTTTCACGCCGACCCAGCAGGAGCCGACACCGGTTGAGCACGTGGGAGAGCAGACGATTCACGCTCCCTCCGCTGCAACACCTGCACCCGCTGTAGCGACTACCGAACCCGCGCCCGTTGCTGCAGCGCCCGTGGTCGAAGCCGTTGCTCCAGCCGCCGCGCCTGTCGCGCCGGCTCCTCATGACCCAACACTGCCGCCGCGAGCCCCATGA
- a CDS encoding 16S rRNA (uracil(1498)-N(3))-methyltransferase — translation MNLLLLEEADFIAADRAVLRDRRLTHMQEVHRCEVGDSMRVGRIGGLMGSAEVLRLDTGEAELRVTLDQPPPAKLPLTLVLALPRPKMLRRVFQTVAAMGVPRIVLVNSYRVEKSFWQTPFLEPQAIREQLILGLEQARDSVLPEVVIEKRFKPFVEDRLPAITEGTLGLVGHPGNYPPCPRALSEPVTLAIGPEGGWIPYEIDLLGKSGLQPVQLGERILRVETAVTALLARLF, via the coding sequence GTGAACCTGCTACTCCTCGAAGAGGCCGACTTTATTGCGGCCGACCGGGCCGTCCTGCGTGATCGGCGGTTGACCCACATGCAGGAAGTTCACCGCTGTGAAGTAGGCGACAGCATGCGCGTCGGGCGCATCGGCGGGTTGATGGGCTCTGCCGAAGTGCTGCGCCTGGACACCGGCGAAGCCGAATTGCGCGTCACCCTCGATCAACCACCACCCGCCAAGCTGCCACTGACCCTGGTGCTGGCCCTGCCACGGCCCAAAATGCTCCGTAGGGTGTTTCAGACCGTGGCGGCCATGGGTGTGCCGCGCATCGTGCTGGTGAACAGCTATCGCGTCGAGAAGAGCTTCTGGCAGACACCGTTTCTTGAACCGCAAGCCATTCGCGAACAGTTGATTCTCGGCCTCGAACAGGCGCGGGACAGCGTGTTGCCGGAAGTGGTGATAGAAAAACGCTTCAAACCCTTCGTTGAAGACCGCTTGCCTGCCATTACCGAGGGAACCCTTGGCCTGGTTGGCCACCCAGGCAACTACCCGCCCTGCCCTCGTGCGCTGAGCGAACCGGTGACCTTGGCCATCGGCCCGGAGGGCGGGTGGATCCCTTACGAAATTGACCTGCTGGGCAAATCCGGCCTGCAACCTGTGCAGTTGGGCGAGCGCATCCTGCGCGTCGAAACTGCCGTTACCGCGTTGCTGGCACGACTCTTCTAA
- the tatC gene encoding twin-arginine translocase subunit TatC, protein MSDLPENDQHMPLVSHLTELRTRLLRCVAAIFIIFAGLFAFTQQIYTFVSTPLRAYLPAGATMIATDVSSPFLTPLKLTMMVSLFVAIPVILHQIWGFIAPGLYKHEKRIAVPLLVSSIILFYAGMAFAYFLVFPLIFKFFAAATPAGVEMMTDITSYLDFVMTLFFAFGVAFEIPVAVVLLVWIGVVDVKYLKKIRPYVIIGCFVVGMILTPPDIFSQTLLAVPMWLLFEIGILFGGLVSKRGEHPDDQPVDDHNDQPPATQP, encoded by the coding sequence ATGAGCGATCTCCCTGAAAACGACCAGCACATGCCGCTGGTTTCGCACCTCACCGAGTTGCGTACCCGCCTGCTGCGCTGCGTAGCGGCGATCTTCATCATCTTCGCCGGGTTGTTCGCCTTTACCCAGCAGATCTATACCTTCGTCTCCACGCCGTTGCGCGCCTACCTGCCGGCCGGTGCGACGATGATCGCCACCGACGTTTCGTCGCCGTTCCTGACGCCGCTGAAACTGACGATGATGGTCTCGCTGTTCGTGGCGATCCCGGTGATCCTGCACCAGATCTGGGGCTTCATTGCACCGGGCCTGTACAAGCACGAAAAACGCATCGCCGTGCCATTGCTGGTGTCGAGCATCATCCTGTTTTACGCCGGTATGGCCTTCGCCTATTTCCTGGTCTTCCCGCTGATCTTCAAGTTCTTCGCCGCTGCCACCCCGGCCGGCGTGGAAATGATGACTGACATCACCAGTTACCTCGACTTCGTCATGACGCTGTTCTTTGCCTTCGGCGTGGCGTTCGAGATCCCGGTGGCCGTGGTGCTGCTGGTGTGGATCGGCGTGGTCGACGTCAAGTACCTGAAGAAGATCCGTCCGTATGTGATCATCGGCTGCTTTGTGGTGGGGATGATCCTGACGCCGCCGGACATCTTCTCGCAGACGCTGCTGGCCGTACCGATGTGGTTGCTGTTCGAGATCGGCATCCTGTTTGGCGGCCTGGTCAGCAAACGCGGCGAGCATCCGGACGATCAACCGGTTGACGATCACAACGACCAGCCGCCAGCGACCCAGCCGTGA